A window of the Zeugodacus cucurbitae isolate PBARC_wt_2022May chromosome 2, idZeuCucr1.2, whole genome shotgun sequence genome harbors these coding sequences:
- the LOC105213607 gene encoding ER membrane protein complex subunit 1 isoform X1, with translation MLSRSALCTGGLFVLSLLLLSNCVNALFEDQIKKFDWKVQNIGAINQAHLELNSLSPRLLVSTHENVVAVLEPQTGKLVWRQVLENLPRGDLKLMQVGIVSVNINEPESTAAAPTNSKHGFDVLTIQGHAPALVRGWNVASGNLEWEWSLMPLQTERAESSFWFYKNGLLYHVIPTWHSHIEVTPYFATTGRATETTGRISAGWINADKCVLSGVYYTCLENNQLIGIDLTASQPQILRKTLENVVKGKLRAVEGISGAYVIGNRLVSIHESSVVCNNYESNSFMLGKFQKRRVLAQADVVNNVLQIRGHYVDSCEPVSEMTINMDYPDQYGTPTLKTFACASQTRGCLYVLGTEDESILAVNKGKLRWARDESLANIVASEFIDLPLADAEGTLENEMKGNTEDATGLESDIASAFSRRISTQAMQIKSIFLHVIGLGQPPTDTQKAGLVRDSFGLHKMLVVLTRSGKIFGIDNISGKHHWQLYLSDVQNFVNQESMRLLVQRTSKHFPLQPLCTVVAKEKLTGNGVLFRFNPINGKPAEGGLLKLNYKIKQLTLLAESEKDSIKGLLLLDGQNNVAVYPQYVQEMAHGMYLFTADKSTAVLDGYYVQYADAVLSCLPIWNVRLGGHNNDHQLVAVAGKNPLEHVHSQGRVLLDRSVLYKYINPNLVAVVTQANDPTHKFLLNVYLIDAVSGLIVFSMTHRRARVPVHIVHSENWLAYSYYNDKVRRTEITTIELYEGKTQANSTVWSSLNAPPMPMVERQSYIIPTIVETMRETITERGITNKHVLIGTASGAIIEMPWALLDPRRPITTSTQGREEGAIPYIPELPLPTENIINYNQTIARLSNIFTAPSGLESTCLVLATGLDIFVTRVAPSKTFDLLKEDFDYTLITAVLLALTSGSLVVKHLASRKLLKQAWK, from the exons ATGCTTTCGCGAAGTGCCCTCTGCACAGGAGGCCTATTTGTcttatcgttgttgttgctttcaaatTGTGTCAATGCGCTTTTCGaggatcaaataaaaaaattcgattG GAAGGTACAGAACATCGGTGCGATCAATCAGGCACATTTAGAATTAAACTCACTTAGTCCTCGTTTGCTGGTTAGTACCCATGAAAATGTAGTTGCCGTATTGGAGCCCCAGACTGGAAAACTAGTTTGGCGACAAGTGCTTGAAAATCTGCCTCGTGGAGATCTAAAGTTAATGCAGGTAGGCATTGTATCTGTGAACATAAATGAACCTGAGAGTACGGCAGCAGCACCAACAAATTCTAAACACGGATTCGATGTGCTTACCATACAAGGTCATGCTCCTGCGTTAGTACGTGGCTGGAATGTAGCCAGTGGTAATTTAGAATGGGAATGGTCTCTAATGCCACTTCAAACAGAACGTGCCGAATCATCCTTTTGGTTCTATAAGAACGGTTTACTGTATCATGTAATTCCAACATGGCATAGTCATATTGAAGTGACGCCATATTTCGCCACTACTGGACGGGCGACTGAAACAACTGGCCGAATATCTGCTGGGTGGATTAATGCTGATAAATGTGTCCTCAGCGGTGTTTACTATACCTGTTTAGAAAATAATCAGCTGATCGGCATTGATTTGACGGCAAGCCAGCCACAAATTCTGCGAAAAACTTTGGAGAACGTTGTAAAGGGAAAATTACGCGCTGTTGAG GGTATAAGCGGTGCTTATGTGATCGGTAACAGATTGGTTAGCATACACGAATCCTCCGTTGTATGCAACAATTATGAAAGTAATAGTTTCATGTTAGGAAAATTCCAAAAACGACGAGTTTTAGCGCAAGCCGACGTCGTTAATAAT gTTTTGCAAATTCGAGGACACTATGTAGATAGTTGTGAACCAGTGTCGGAAATGACAATTAATATGGATTATCCTGACCAATATGGTACACCAACATTAAAAACATTCGCTTGTGCGTCACAAACGAGAGGTTGCTTGTATGTGCTTGGCACAGAAGATGAATCTATTTTGGCTGTCAACAAAGGCAAACTGCGCTGGGCGCGAGATGAGTCCTTAGCAAATATAGTGGCCAGTGAATTCATTGATTTGCCGCTTGCCGATGCAGAGGGAACgttagaaaatgaaatgaagggAAATACAG AGGATGCTACgggattagaaa gtGATATTGCGAGCGCTTTTTCGCGACGCATATCTACTCAAGCCATGCAGATTAAGAGCATTTTCCTACATGTAATCGGCTTGGGGCAACCACCAACCGATACGCAGAAGGCTGGACTAGTGCGAGACTCTTTTGGATTGCATAAGATGTTGGTTGTGTTGACGCGCAGTGGTAAAATATTTGGCATTGATAATATAAGCGGTAAACATCACTGGCAGCTATATTTAAGCGATGTCCAAAATTTCGTAAATCAGGAATCAATGCGATTGCTTGTACAACGTACATCGAAACATTTCCCACTACAGCCACTTTGCACAGTTGTAGCTAAGGAAaag TTAACAGGAAATGGCGTGTTGTTTCGCTTTAACCCCATCAATGGAAAGCCCGCCGAAGGTGGACTCCTGAAGTTgaattataaaatcaaacaacTGACATTGCTAGCTGAATCGGAAAAAGATTCTATAAAGGGGCTGTTGTTGCTTGACGGACAGAACAACGTCGCTGTTTACCCTCAATACGTTCAAGAGatg GCACATGGCATGTATTTGTTCACCGCAGACAAATCAACTGCCGTTTTGGATGGTTACTATGTACAATATGCCGACGCT GTTTTAAGCTGTTTACCGATTTGGAATGTGCGCCTTGGTGGTCACAATAATGACCATCAACTAGTAGCGGTAGCTGGAAAAAATCCTCTAGAACATGTGCACTCACAAGGACGCGTGTTGCTTGATCGTTCTGTACTTTATAAGTACATCAATCCCAATTTAGTAGCTGTGGTCACACAGGCCAACGATCCTACACACAAAT ttttattGAACGTCTATCTCATCGATGCTGTTTCTGGTTTAATCGTTTTCTCTATGACGCACCGCCGGGCTCGAGTGCCGGTACATATTGTGCATTCCGAAAACTGGCTAGCATATTCGTACTATAATGACAAAGTGCGACGCActgaaataa ctACAATAGAACTATACGAAGGTAAAACACAGGCCAACAGCACCGTCTGGAGTTCACTAAATGCGCCTCCCATGCCAATGGTTGAACGTCAATCATACATCATACCCACAATTGTGGAAACAATGCGAGAAACTATAACCGAGCGTGGCATAACAAACAAACATGTTTTGA tTGGCACAGCGAGTGGTGCAATCATTGAGATGCCTTGGGCTCTACTCGATCCACGTCGTCCAATAACAACCAGCACACAGGGCCGTGAGGAGGGTGCGATACCTTACATTCCTGAATTGCCTTTACCAAcggaaaatatcataaattataaTCAGACAATTGCACGTTTAAGCAATATATTTACGGCGCCCAGCGGTTTGGAGAGTACATGCTTGGTTTTGGCGACTGGTTTAG ACATATTCGTGACGCGCGTTGCTCCATCCAAGACATTTGACTTGCTAAAAGAAGACTTTGATTACACACTAATTACGGCTGTACTGCTGGCCCTAACAAGTGGCTCATTAGTGGTCAAGCATTTGGCCTCACGGAAACTATTAAAACAAGCAtggaagtaa
- the LOC105213607 gene encoding ER membrane protein complex subunit 1 isoform X2 has product MLSRSALCTGGLFVLSLLLLSNCVNALFEDQIKKFDWKVQNIGAINQAHLELNSLSPRLLVSTHENVVAVLEPQTGKLVWRQVLENLPRGDLKLMQVGIVSVNINEPESTAAAPTNSKHGFDVLTIQGHAPALVRGWNVASGNLEWEWSLMPLQTERAESSFWFYKNGLLYHVIPTWHSHIEVTPYFATTGRATETTGRISAGWINADKCVLSGVYYTCLENNQLIGIDLTASQPQILRKTLENVVKGKLRAVEGISGAYVIGNRLVSIHESSVVCNNYESNSFMLGKFQKRRVLAQADVVNNVLQIRGHYVDSCEPVSEMTINMDYPDQYGTPTLKTFACASQTRGCLYVLGTEDESILAVNKGKLRWARDESLANIVASEFIDLPLADAEGTLENEMKGNTGDIASAFSRRISTQAMQIKSIFLHVIGLGQPPTDTQKAGLVRDSFGLHKMLVVLTRSGKIFGIDNISGKHHWQLYLSDVQNFVNQESMRLLVQRTSKHFPLQPLCTVVAKEKLTGNGVLFRFNPINGKPAEGGLLKLNYKIKQLTLLAESEKDSIKGLLLLDGQNNVAVYPQYVQEMAHGMYLFTADKSTAVLDGYYVQYADAVLSCLPIWNVRLGGHNNDHQLVAVAGKNPLEHVHSQGRVLLDRSVLYKYINPNLVAVVTQANDPTHKFLLNVYLIDAVSGLIVFSMTHRRARVPVHIVHSENWLAYSYYNDKVRRTEITTIELYEGKTQANSTVWSSLNAPPMPMVERQSYIIPTIVETMRETITERGITNKHVLIGTASGAIIEMPWALLDPRRPITTSTQGREEGAIPYIPELPLPTENIINYNQTIARLSNIFTAPSGLESTCLVLATGLDIFVTRVAPSKTFDLLKEDFDYTLITAVLLALTSGSLVVKHLASRKLLKQAWK; this is encoded by the exons ATGCTTTCGCGAAGTGCCCTCTGCACAGGAGGCCTATTTGTcttatcgttgttgttgctttcaaatTGTGTCAATGCGCTTTTCGaggatcaaataaaaaaattcgattG GAAGGTACAGAACATCGGTGCGATCAATCAGGCACATTTAGAATTAAACTCACTTAGTCCTCGTTTGCTGGTTAGTACCCATGAAAATGTAGTTGCCGTATTGGAGCCCCAGACTGGAAAACTAGTTTGGCGACAAGTGCTTGAAAATCTGCCTCGTGGAGATCTAAAGTTAATGCAGGTAGGCATTGTATCTGTGAACATAAATGAACCTGAGAGTACGGCAGCAGCACCAACAAATTCTAAACACGGATTCGATGTGCTTACCATACAAGGTCATGCTCCTGCGTTAGTACGTGGCTGGAATGTAGCCAGTGGTAATTTAGAATGGGAATGGTCTCTAATGCCACTTCAAACAGAACGTGCCGAATCATCCTTTTGGTTCTATAAGAACGGTTTACTGTATCATGTAATTCCAACATGGCATAGTCATATTGAAGTGACGCCATATTTCGCCACTACTGGACGGGCGACTGAAACAACTGGCCGAATATCTGCTGGGTGGATTAATGCTGATAAATGTGTCCTCAGCGGTGTTTACTATACCTGTTTAGAAAATAATCAGCTGATCGGCATTGATTTGACGGCAAGCCAGCCACAAATTCTGCGAAAAACTTTGGAGAACGTTGTAAAGGGAAAATTACGCGCTGTTGAG GGTATAAGCGGTGCTTATGTGATCGGTAACAGATTGGTTAGCATACACGAATCCTCCGTTGTATGCAACAATTATGAAAGTAATAGTTTCATGTTAGGAAAATTCCAAAAACGACGAGTTTTAGCGCAAGCCGACGTCGTTAATAAT gTTTTGCAAATTCGAGGACACTATGTAGATAGTTGTGAACCAGTGTCGGAAATGACAATTAATATGGATTATCCTGACCAATATGGTACACCAACATTAAAAACATTCGCTTGTGCGTCACAAACGAGAGGTTGCTTGTATGTGCTTGGCACAGAAGATGAATCTATTTTGGCTGTCAACAAAGGCAAACTGCGCTGGGCGCGAGATGAGTCCTTAGCAAATATAGTGGCCAGTGAATTCATTGATTTGCCGCTTGCCGATGCAGAGGGAACgttagaaaatgaaatgaagggAAATACAG gtGATATTGCGAGCGCTTTTTCGCGACGCATATCTACTCAAGCCATGCAGATTAAGAGCATTTTCCTACATGTAATCGGCTTGGGGCAACCACCAACCGATACGCAGAAGGCTGGACTAGTGCGAGACTCTTTTGGATTGCATAAGATGTTGGTTGTGTTGACGCGCAGTGGTAAAATATTTGGCATTGATAATATAAGCGGTAAACATCACTGGCAGCTATATTTAAGCGATGTCCAAAATTTCGTAAATCAGGAATCAATGCGATTGCTTGTACAACGTACATCGAAACATTTCCCACTACAGCCACTTTGCACAGTTGTAGCTAAGGAAaag TTAACAGGAAATGGCGTGTTGTTTCGCTTTAACCCCATCAATGGAAAGCCCGCCGAAGGTGGACTCCTGAAGTTgaattataaaatcaaacaacTGACATTGCTAGCTGAATCGGAAAAAGATTCTATAAAGGGGCTGTTGTTGCTTGACGGACAGAACAACGTCGCTGTTTACCCTCAATACGTTCAAGAGatg GCACATGGCATGTATTTGTTCACCGCAGACAAATCAACTGCCGTTTTGGATGGTTACTATGTACAATATGCCGACGCT GTTTTAAGCTGTTTACCGATTTGGAATGTGCGCCTTGGTGGTCACAATAATGACCATCAACTAGTAGCGGTAGCTGGAAAAAATCCTCTAGAACATGTGCACTCACAAGGACGCGTGTTGCTTGATCGTTCTGTACTTTATAAGTACATCAATCCCAATTTAGTAGCTGTGGTCACACAGGCCAACGATCCTACACACAAAT ttttattGAACGTCTATCTCATCGATGCTGTTTCTGGTTTAATCGTTTTCTCTATGACGCACCGCCGGGCTCGAGTGCCGGTACATATTGTGCATTCCGAAAACTGGCTAGCATATTCGTACTATAATGACAAAGTGCGACGCActgaaataa ctACAATAGAACTATACGAAGGTAAAACACAGGCCAACAGCACCGTCTGGAGTTCACTAAATGCGCCTCCCATGCCAATGGTTGAACGTCAATCATACATCATACCCACAATTGTGGAAACAATGCGAGAAACTATAACCGAGCGTGGCATAACAAACAAACATGTTTTGA tTGGCACAGCGAGTGGTGCAATCATTGAGATGCCTTGGGCTCTACTCGATCCACGTCGTCCAATAACAACCAGCACACAGGGCCGTGAGGAGGGTGCGATACCTTACATTCCTGAATTGCCTTTACCAAcggaaaatatcataaattataaTCAGACAATTGCACGTTTAAGCAATATATTTACGGCGCCCAGCGGTTTGGAGAGTACATGCTTGGTTTTGGCGACTGGTTTAG ACATATTCGTGACGCGCGTTGCTCCATCCAAGACATTTGACTTGCTAAAAGAAGACTTTGATTACACACTAATTACGGCTGTACTGCTGGCCCTAACAAGTGGCTCATTAGTGGTCAAGCATTTGGCCTCACGGAAACTATTAAAACAAGCAtggaagtaa
- the LOC105213608 gene encoding amidophosphoribosyltransferase: protein MATAEISVGTTGGTTYAAELQLTETESIKEQNNTKTNTLDVAAEPETGLTHECGVFGAIACGDWPTQIDVAHVICLGLVALQHRGQESAGIVTSEGKCSRNFNTHKGMGMISTLFNDESIKKLKGNLGIGHTRYSTSAASEVVNCQPFVVHTLHGAIAVAHNGELVNSESLRRDLLSRGVGLSTHSDSELIGQSLCLPPEGVSELDGPDWPARIRNFMQLAPLSYSLVMMFKDKIYAARDPYGNRPLCIGKIMPINGDSNAKIEDVSADGWVVSSESCGFLSIGARYVREVEPGEIVELTRNGFRIIDVVKLPEYKRIAFCIFEYVYFARGDSIFEGQMVYSVRMQCGKQLAREALIDADIVSSVPESGTAAAHGYARESGLPFAEVLCKNRYVGRTFIQPSTRLRKLGVAKKFGALSENVAGKRLVLIDDSIVRGNTIGPIIKLLRDAGAAEVHIRIASPPLQYPCYMGINIPTREELIANKLNAEQLARHVGADSLAYLSVEGLVKAVEMNKKASNPNKSGHCTACLTGEYPGGLPEELSW, encoded by the exons ATGGCAACAGCTGAGATCAGTGTAGGTACGACAGGTGGCACTACATACGCCGCTGAATTACAATTAACGGAGACAGAATCTATTAAAgagcaaaataatacaaaaacgaaCACATTGGACGTCGCCGCCGAGCCAGAAACTGGATTAACACATGAGTGCGGTGTTTTCGGCGCCATCGCCTGTGGCGACTGGCCAACACAAATTGATGTGGCGCACGTGATTTGTTTGGGTTTGGTAGCATTACAACATCGCGGTCAAGAATCGGCTGGTATTGTGACAAGCGAAGGCAAATGCTCAAGGAATTTTAATACACACAAGGGAATGGGCATGATAAGTACCCTCTTTAACGATGAGTCCATCAAGAAGCTCAAGGGCAATCTTGGCATCGGCCACACACGTTATTCCACCTCTGCTGCCTCCGAGGTAGTCAATTGCCAACCTTTTGTAGTACATACACTGCATGGCGCCATTGCTGTAGCACACAATGGCGAACTGGTAAATTCTGAATCGCTTAGGAGGGATTTACTGAGTCGTGGCGTGGGTTTATCTACACACAGCGATAGTGAATTGATTGGACAGTCGCTATGTTTGCCGCCTGAAGGTGTCTCAGAACTAGATGGCCCAGACTGGCCGGCGCGCATACGAAACTTTATGCAATTAGCGCCACTCTCATACTCACTTGTTATGATGTTTAAAGATAAGATTTATGCGGCGCGTGATCCATATGGTAATCGACCACTTTGCATCGGAAAAATTATGCCCATTAATGGTGATTCGAATGCTAAGATTGAGGATGTATCCGCCGATGGTTGGGTGGTGTCGAGTGAAAGTTGTGGTTTCTTGTCAATTGGGGCGCGATATGTGCGTGAAGTTGAACCGGGTGAAATAGTGGAATTGACGCGCAACGGCTTCCGCATTATTGATGTTGTCAAACTTCCTGAATATAAGCGTATAGCTTTCTGCATTTTCGAATATGTTTACTTTGCGCGCGGCGATTCGATATTCGAGGGACAAATGGTATATTCGGTGCGCATGCAGTGTGGTAAGCAATTGGCACGAGAGGCTTTAATCGATGCAGATATAGTTAGTTCTGTACCGGAATCGGGTACAGCGGCGGCGCATGGCTATGCTAGAGAG TCCGGATTGCCATTCGCTGAGGTACTCTGTAAGAACCGGTACGTGGGTCGCACATTCATTCAGCCATCGACACGTTTGCGCAAATTGGGTGTTGCTAAGAAGTTTGGCGCGCTTTCCGAAAATGTGGCTGGCAAGCGGCTTGTCTTGATCGATGATTCAATTGTACGTGGTAACACCATCGGACCGATTATCAAATTGTTGCGCGATGCTGGAGCAGCAGAAGTACACATACGCATAGCCAGTCCACCGCTGCAATATCCATGTTACATGGGTATTAATATTCCCACACGCGAAGAACTTATTGCCAACAAATTGAATGCAGAGCAATTGGCTCGTCATGTGGGCGCTGACAGCTTGGCATATTTAAGTGTAGAGGGTCTAGTGAAGGCAGTGGAAATGAACAAAAAGGCTTCGAATCCGAATAAAAGTGGGCATTGCACGGCTTGCTTGACCGGAGAGTATCCTGGTGGGCTCCCGGAAGAATTGAGTTGGTAA
- the LOC105213610 gene encoding putative riboflavin kinase: protein MKPFKSKVLMRLHNLTACPTRLLFEICTPDRDLFSVSRKFRTLKSRSAFTSNIRNCSKKSDLIHHKILGRNSSNQKRIIHKMLNHLPFFTSGEIVHGFGRGSKELGIPTANFPLEVVKALPAEITLGIYYGWANVDNGDVHKMVMSIGTNPYYDNQEKSMETHILHKFDGDLYGHLLKVCIVGYLRPERNFNSLEELISAIQTDIEDAKKLLENVENNRQLQYSKFFKTNSNENGKSTPMNLNGDNIKNGS from the exons ATGAAACCATTTAAAAGTAAAGTACTGATGCGACTACACAACTTGACGGCGTGTCCTACACGATTATTATTTGAGATTTGTACACCCGATAGAGATTTATTTTCGGTTTCGCGAAAATTCCGCACCCTTAAAAGTCGAAGTGCCTTCACCTCTAATATTCGTAATTGCAGCAAGAAAAGTGACTTAATCCATCATAAAATTTTAGGACGCAACAGTAGCAACCAGAAGCGCATCATTCATAAAATGCTTAACCACCTGCCCTTTTTTACCAGCGGAGAAATCGTGCATGGCTTTGGACGCGGTTCTAAAGAACTTGGTATACCAACAG CAAATTTCCCCTTGGAAGTGGTGAAAGCGCTACCGGCCGAAATAACTTTGGGTATTTATTACGGTTGGGCGAATGTGGACAATGGAGATGTGCATAAAATGGTTATGAGTATAGGAACGAATCCCTACTATGACAATCAAGAGAAGAGTATG GAAACACACATTCTCCATAAATTCGATGGCGATCTGTATGGACACTTACTTAAAGTTTGTATCGTTGGCTACCTACGTCCCGAACGTAATTTTAATTCACTCGAAGAACTAATTAGTGCAATTCAAACGGATATCGAAGACGCCAAAAAATTGTTGGAAAACGTTGAGAATAATCGCCAATTacaatattcgaaatttttcaaaactaacAGTAACGAAAATGGTAAATCTACTCCAATGAATTTGAATGgtgataatataaaaaatggctcataa
- the LOC105213609 gene encoding serine/threonine-protein kinase pelle, giving the protein MSVSRSRSILSPNNSGNFEGSNGIANGNSASSGVGAGAGGSSRSSGYVKDRYIEELPSQQLRLLCEHLDEMQVWMQLAEVMQLRPADVKFINQQQELGKSPSWQLIRKWGIECKHTVTELFMLLWKNEQHHAMRMLKDFVERKYQLLIPRSQPRLTMLMANSDIKQLNGPINSSSSGVSNSNNNSSISSYEQTAPTSTQRIEQDVREFARYMIEISYDELTEATENWSEHLKLGKGGFGTVYKGTWKCTEVAVKQLQYNAVNGRDSSKVQLQQSLNELKHLSRYRHDNVLPLFGYSLNGEKPCLVYQLMKGGTLEQRLYSKKEKPLTWKERVEICLGAARGINFLHVCDVKPLIHGDIKPANVLLDVCLTPRIGDFGLAREGPASVSRSVTVSQIYGTKPYLPQEFLRGKRLSTKVDTYSYGVMLLETFTGLRAVDQNRRPLLLPEYIKCIRKDEFGDLIDARQPIQNGERDMCKNLILLGTHCVAFEADDRPEMKYVYDTINFCKIYPD; this is encoded by the exons ATGTCTGTATCACGATCTCGTAGCATATTATCACCCAACAATAGTGGTAATTTCGAAGGTAGTAATGGTATAGCAAATGGAAATAGCGCTAGCAGCGGCGTTGGCGCTGGTGCAGGCGGTAGCAGCAGGAGCAGTGGCTATGTAAAAGACCGGTACATTGAAGAGCTGCCATCACAGCAATTGCGTTTGCTATGTGAACATTTGGATGAAATGCAAGTTTGGATGCAATTGGCCGAAGTCATGCAATTAAGACCAGCCGATGTGAAG TTTATAAACCAACAACAAGAGTTAGGTAAATCACCATCTTGGCAGTTGATACGAAAGTGGGGTATTGAATGCAAGCATACAGTCACTGAACTTTTTATGCTATTGTGGAA AAATGAACAACATCACGCAATGCGTATGCTGAAAGACTTTGTGGAGCGAAAATATCAGCTCCTTATACCACGGAGCCAACCACGCTTAACTATGCTTATGGCGAATTCGGATATTAAACAGCTGAATGGTCCGATAAATTCTTCTTCGTCCGGTGTAAGCAACTCGAATAATAACTCTTCTATATCCTCTTATGAACAAACTGCACCCACATCTACGCAACGCATTGAACAAGATGTACGTGAATTCGCCCGCTATATGATCGAAATCAGCTACGACGAGTTGACAGAAGCCACTGAAAATTGGAGTGAGCATTTAAAGCTTGGCAAAGGTGGTTTTGGTACTGTTTATAAAGGCACATGGAAGTGTACCGAAGTCGCTGTCAAACAGTTGCAGTATAATGCGGTAAATGGACGGGACAGCAGCAAAGTACAACTACAGCAGAGTCTGAACGAGCTAAAGCATTTGAGTCGTTATCGTCACGATAATGTTTTACCACTATTTGGCTACTCGTTAAATGGAGAAAAACCTTGTTTGGTCTATCAACTAATGAAAGGTGGCACTTTGGAGCAGCGTTTATActcgaaaaaagaaaaaccatTGACTTGGAAGGAACGTGTCGAAATTTGTCTCGGTGCAGCGCG TGGCATCAATTTTCTGCATGTTTGTGATGTTAAACCTCTTATACATGGTGACATCAAGCCCGCGAATGTGTTGCTTGATGTTTGTTTAACGCCTCGTATAGGTGATTTCGGTTTGGCCCGTGAAGGGCCCGCTTCGGTGAGCCGCTCAGTTACGGTATCGCAAATTTATGGCACAAAACCATATTTACCACAAGAGTTTTTACGCGGCAAAAGGCTTAGCACAAAAGTTGATACATACAGTTATGGTGTTATGTTACTGGAGACATTCACAGGTCTGCGAGCGGTAGATCAAAATCGTAGACCACTTTTATTGCCAGAATATATAAAGTGTATACGTAAAGATGAGTTTGGCGATCTCATCGATGCACGTCAACCAATACAAAATGGTGAACGTGATATGTGtaaaaatttgatattgttaGGCACCCATTGTGTGGCCTTTGAAGCAGACGATCGTCCCGAGATGAAATACGTTTACGACACCATAAATTTCTGTAAGATATATCCAGattga